In Mytilus edulis chromosome 7, xbMytEdul2.2, whole genome shotgun sequence, a single genomic region encodes these proteins:
- the LOC139482765 gene encoding toll-like receptor 4: MVQVKSRDWHKMLISTELIKVLIHILPAHVTCSNVPCDIQCRCWENAHINYSVCSGSNLTEIPNVPANTNVLNLNRNNIMRIHSRAFQNLNRLIELDISKNRLNHLEKESFYGLGNLKRLCLQNNFLSYKSTFPKDIFKPLKSLVYLNIKFNSNSREPDDFSDETISDLISLESFELDIADMNAIHEPFKSKFSTLKHLTNLTRGECKLSAFRQRTFINVLHLEYLDLSTCPIQWIFNNSLSKLRNLRYLNVSNMNLFIDEYLLLFNEVASTNIKQLVIANTSDCVISKFPVSVFKVLNNTGLEEFYLNNNVFSDATGNQCEESIPSSVKLLDFSSNRLIQFCFRMPFLKYLYLQNNSLGSFLQFKSFMSSPTTQLEFVDFSFNFIYELKFSTFQRHTQLQTLNLSNNNLHNIDFDVSNMKALKQLDLSNNFIGTSSQDNMDTFTNMFEVSGLRIDLGSNVLRCGCSSTHFLRWMLNNHNHFNNSNAYNCKFDNGTSILLNNLGETVLQLEKECDKHVVIIIVVTIGISLSAITLIAGLVYRYKWKIRYIYYITKGKYTKLKLAENNKIYLYDAFISYADREQNFIINECIPNLEETGNKKLCIHQRDFIPGEDITLNITNAIHDSKRTICIITRAFLDSYYCMFEFNMARMESIYSRGGENILFLVLHEHITSRELPLVMLEIVQRQSYIEYPNDEQGNVVFWDKMRETLT; this comes from the exons ATGGTACAAGTAAAATCCAG agaTTGGcataaaatgttaatttcaaCGGAGTTAATAAAAGTGCTGATACATATTTTGCCAGCTCATGTTACGTGTTCCAACGTGCCATGTGATATACAATGCCGTTGTTGGGAGAATGCTCACATCAATTATTCAGTTTGTTCTGGTAGTAACTTGACAGAGATCCCAAACGTCCCTgcaaatacaaatgttttgaatttgaatcGCAACAACATTATGCGTATACATAGTAGAGCTTTCCAAAATTTGAACCGTCTTATAGAACTGGATATTAGCAAGAACAGATTGAATCATTTAGAAAAGGAATCATTCTATGGTCTCGGTAATTTGAAAAGACTATGCTTACAGAATAATTTTTTATCATACAAATCAACCTTTCCAAAAGATATTTTCAAACCGTTAAAATCTTTGGTTTACCTGAATATCAAGTTCAATTCAAACTCAAGGGAACCAGACGATTTTTCAGATGAAACGATATCCGACCTtattagtttggaaagttttgaATTGGATATTGCTGACATGAACGCTATTCACGAGCCATTTAAGTCAAAGTTTTCAACTTTGAAGCATTTAACAAATTTGACGAGAGGCGAGTGCAAGTTGTCAGCATTCAGACAAAGAACGTTCATTAATGTTCTTCATTTAGAGTATTTAGACTTGTCGACATGTCCTATTCAATGGATTTTTAATAACTCTTTGTCAAAGTTGAGAAATCTCAGATACCTTAACGTTTCAAACATGAATTTGTTTATAGACGAATATCTTCTACTGTTCAACGAAGTAGCATCAACAAACATAAAACAGCTGGTAATAGCAAACACATCTGATTGCGTAATATCAAAATTCCCAGTCTCTGTATTTAAAGTCTTGAATAATACAGGTCTGGAAGAATTTTACCTCAACAATAATGTGTTTTCAGATGCTACAGGAAACCAATGTGAAGAGAGCATACCTTCTTCCGTCAAACTTTTAGATTTTTCGTCCAACAGACTTATACAGTTTTGTTTCCGTATGCCGTttttgaaatatctttatttacaaaataattcttTAGGATCTTTTCTCCAATTCAAATCGTTTATGTCATCACCAACTACACAGCTAgaatttgttgatttttcctttaattttatttatgaacTGAAATTTTCCACATTTCAAAGACATACGCAATTGCAAACACTCAATCTCAGCAACAACAATTTACACAATATAGATTTCGATGTTTCTAACATGAAAGCTTTGAAACAACTAGATTTATCAAATAACTTTATCGGAACATCAAGTCAAGACAATATGGACACTTTTACCAACATGTTTGAAGTATCAGGTTTACGAATAGATTTAGGATCCAACGTCTTGCGCTGTGGTTGTTCATCTACTCACTTTTTACGATGGATGTTGAACAACCATAATCATTTCAATAATAGTAATGCATATAATTGCAAATTTGATAATGGTACATCGATTCTACTAAATAATCTAGGCGAAACAGTTTTACAGCTTGAAAAGGAATGCGACAAACACGTAGTAATAATAATCGTTGTAACTATAGGAATATCATTAAGTGCCATTACTCTTATTGCTGGGTTAGTTTATAGATATAAATGGAAAATacgttatatttattatataacgAAAGGTAAATACACAAAATTGAAACTTGCAgagaacaataaaatatatttgtatgacGCATTTATTTCGTATGCCGACAGAGAACAGAATTTCATTATCAATGAATGCATTCCGAATCTAGAAGAAACTGGGAACAAAAAGCTATGCATTCATCAGCGAGACTTTATACCTGGTGAGGATATAACGCTGAATATAACGAATGCTATACATGATAGCAAGAGAACTATTTGTATAATCACCAGGGCATTTCTAGATTCTTATTACTGTATGTTTGAATTCAATATGGCCAGAATGGAAAGTATTTACTCTAGGGGAGGAGAAAACATTTTGTTTCTAGTCTTGCATGAACACATTACATCAAGGGAGCTACCATTAGTGATGTTAGAAATAGTACAAAGACAATCGTATATAGAATATCCAAATGACGAACAAGGGAACGTCGTGTTCTGGGATAAGATGAGGGAAACCTTAACTTAA